Proteins encoded within one genomic window of Megalopta genalis isolate 19385.01 chromosome 10, iyMegGena1_principal, whole genome shotgun sequence:
- the Tollo gene encoding toll-like receptor Tollo has product MRGSPAFFAILLGTIFGVLGASLSKALRYKAPDECKWVATGDTEDDVSLVCRLRTINSELENTNFSVIQPQHTVRLRLECSDGLFYQSSLSAGSFRPLVELRELVIEYCKIGNLSDDAFKGLKELRNLTVRTHNTDWSAMALDVSAGAFTDELRQLEKLDLGENNMWSIPEGALCPLINLEILNLTRNRLREVTSFQFNGAARCLSNLKELDLSNNSIESLPSAAFSGLTRLHSLDLRCNAISFMADRAFEGLSSLAILRLADNRLASLPPELFSDARSIQEIHLRNNTLNVLPPGLFSELTQLLVLDLSHNELTAEWVNAATFGRLLRLVVLDLSNNRIGRLDPTVFRDLQTLQILRLQENLLESLPENTFSALYNLHTLLLSDNLLTVIDATTLNGLYVLNLLSLDNNRLHTIHPSSLRNVSSLQEFHLNRNQLKSVPDALKATPLLRTLDLGENLISEIPTGTFDHVDQLYGLRLTENHIGNLTKGVFDRIKELKILNLAMNRIQYIEPGTFDENLNLQAIRLDGNQLTDITDLFTNLPNLVWLNVSDNKLKSFDYEMIPTRLQWLDIHSNEIRELGNNLEIESQLQLSTFDASENKLAEITGNAIPMSVERLYLNDNQISKVQSYSFFKKPNLTRVDLKGNHIRNLEPYALRISAVAADKPLPEFYIGDNQYLCDCTMEWLQRVNRQNQSRVQPRVMDLESIYCELLYDREHAFVPLVEASHSQFLCKYDTHCFALCHCCDFDACDCEMTCPLNCTCYHDQSWSANVVDCSNGGHVNKLPEQIPMDATRLYLDGNDLRVVSSHAFIGRKKLKVLFLNSSNIEIVQNRSFNGLRDLEDLHLQDNRIRELKGHEFEGLDALRQLYLQRNRIVSVGNDTFASLRSLRLLRLENNRLTTLAVWTLPSAIEISLSGNPWSCECDYLQSYREWIREPSVRVTDASVLRCVYNVTEFEAFGDEVFADNEFGFLVTAGDREKSNETAVCSGGASIDNDVHRNYTKTIIEKQVLQDYLPLVVATLVGSLLVVLICMLAFVFRQELRVWFHSRFGVRIFYRNHEVDRDDRDKLFDAFVSYSSKDEAFVAEELAPVLEMGNPSYKLCLHYRDFPVGSFIADTIVQAVESSRRTIMVLSENFIKSEWCRFDFKSAHHQVLRDRRRRLILVLVGDVHQRDLDPDIRLYLKTNTYLQWGDKLFWEKLRFALPDVPNNQRTTQRTRQPPPVRRQHNNRTSNGSRTVSVHI; this is encoded by the coding sequence ATGCGGGGCAGTCCTGCGTTCTTCGCCATATTGCTGGGCACGATATTCGGTGTCCTCGGCGCGTCCCTCAGCAAGGCGCTGAGGTACAAGGCGCCGGACGAGTGCAAGTGGGTAGCGACCGGCGACACCGAGGACGACGTGTCGCTGGTCTGCAGATTGAGGACCATCAACAGCGAGCTGGAGAACACGAACTTCAGCGTGATCCAGCCTCAGCACACGGTCCGGCTGCGGCTCGAATGCAGCGACGGATTGTTTTATCAGAGTTCCCTGAGCGCCGGCAGCTTTCGACCGTTGGTCGAGCTCAGGGAACTGGTGATCGAGTACTGCAAGATCGGCAATCTGTCCGACGACGCGTTCAAAGGGCTCAAAGAGCTGCGCAATCTGACCGTCAGAACGCACAACACCGACTGGTCGGCGATGGCGCTGGACGTGTCCGCTGGCGCGTTCACCGACGAGCTCAGGCAGCTCGAGAAGCTCGACTTAGGGGAGAACAACATGTGGAGCATCCCGGAGGGCGCGCTGTGCCCCCTGATCAACCTCGAGATCCTGAACTTGACGCGGAATAGGTTGCGCGAGGTGACCAGCTTCCAGTTCAACGGGGCAGCCAGGTGTCTGTCGAACCTGAAGGAGCTGGACCTGAGCAACAACAGCATCGAGTCTCTGCCCAGCGCCGCGTTCTCCGGATTGACCAGGCTGCACAGCTTGGATCTCCGGTGCAACGCCATCAGCTTCATGGCGGACCGCGCGTTCGAGGGCCTCTCCTCGTTGGCCATCTTGAGGCTCGCGGACAATCGACTCGCCAGCCTGCCGCCCGAGCTGTTCAGCGACGCGAGGAGCATACAGGAGATTCACTTAAGGAACAATACGTTGAACGTGTTGCCGCCCGGGTTGTTCAGTGAACTGACGCAGTTGTTGGTGCTCGATCTGTCTCACAACGAGTTGACCGCCGAGTGGGTAAACGCGGCCACGTTCGGCCGCCTGCTGCGGCTAGTGGTGCTGGACctgtcgaataatcgtatcggcCGGTTGGACCCGACGGTGTTCCGCGACCTCCAAACCCTGCAGATCCTCCGGCTGCAGGAGAATCTGCTGGAGAGCCTGCCGGAGAACACGTTCTCCGCGCTCTATAATCTGCACACGTTGCTGCTCAGCGATAATCTGCTGACTGTTATCGACGCGACCACGCTCAACGGACTCTACGTTCTGAATCTGCTTTCGCTGGACAACAACCGGCTGCACACGATCCACCCGAGCTCCCTGAGAAACGTCTCGTCCCTCCAGGAGTTCCACCTGAACCGCAACCAGCTGAAATCGGTGCCGGACGCGTTGAAAGCCACTCCCCTACTGCGAACCCTCGACCTCGGCGAGAACCTCATTTCGGAGATACCGACCGGCACGTTCGACCATGTCGACCAGCTATACGGGCTCCGGTTGACCGAAAATCACATCGGCAACCTGACCAAGGGCGTGTTCGATCGTATCAAGGAGCTGAAGATATTGAATCTCGCGATGAACCGGATTCAGTACATCGAACCCGGCACGTTCGACGAGAACCTGAATCTCCAAGCGATCCGGCTCGACGGGAATCAACTGACGGACATCACGGACTTGTTCACCAATCTACCGAACTTGGTCTGGCTGAACGTCAGCGACAACAAGCTGAAGAGTTTCGACTACGAGATGATACCGACCCGGCTGCAGTGGTTGGACATACACTCGAACGAGATCAGAGAGCTGGGAAACAATTTGGAGATCGAGAGCCAGCTGCAGCTGAGCACGTTCGACGCCAGCGAGAACAAGCTCGCCGAGATCACCGGGAACGCGATCCCGATGAGCGTCGAGAGACTCTATCTGAACGACAACCAGATCTCGAAGGTGCAGAGCTACTCGTTCTTCAAGAAGCCGAACCTGACGCGCGTCGACCTCAAGGGGAACCACATCCGCAACTTGGAGCCGTACGCGTTGAGGATCAGCGCGGTCGCGGCCGACAAGCCTCTGCCAGAGTTCTACATAGGAGACAACCAGTACCTGTGCGACTGCACCATGGAGTGGTTGCAGCGGGTCAACCGGCAGAACCAGAGCAGAGTGCAGCCCCGCGTGATGGACCTCGAGAGCATCTACTGCGAGCTGCTCTACGACCGCGAGCACGCGTTCGTCCCTCTGGTCGAGGCGTCTCACTCGCAGTTCCTCTGCAAGTACGACACCCACTGTTTCGCGTTGTGCCACTGCTGCGACTTCGACGCCTGCGACTGCGAGATGACGTGCCCGTTGAACTGCACGTGCTACCACGACCAATCGTGGTCGGCGAACGTGGTCGACTGCTCGAACGGCGGCCACGTGAACAAGCTACCCGAGCAGATCCCGATGGACGCGACGCGGCTCTATTTGGACGGGAACGACCTGCGGGTCGTGTCCAGTCACGCTTTCATCGGCCGCAAGAAGCTCAAGGTTCTGTTCCTGAATTCCTCGAACATCGAGATCGTGCAGAACCGGTCGTTCAACGGTCTCCGGGACCTGGAGGACCTTCATCTGCAGGACAACAGGATACGCGAGCTGAAGGGACACGAGTTCGAGGGGCTGGACGCGCTCAGGCAGCTCTACCTGCAGCGGAACAGGATCGTATCCGTCGGCAACGACACGTTCGCGTCCCTGAGATCGCTCAGGCTGCTCCGGCTCGAGAACAACCGGCTGACCACGCTGGCCGTCTGGACCCTGCCGTCCGCCATCGAGATCAGTTTATCCGGGAACCCGTGGTCCTGCGAGTGCGACTATCTGCAGAGTTACCGCGAGTGGATCCGCGAGCCGAGTGTCCGCGTGACGGACGCGTCCGTGCTGCGGTGCGTGTACAACGTGACGGAGTTCGAGGCGTTCGGTGACGAGGTGTTCGCGGACAACGAGTTCGGGTTCCTGGTGACGGCAGGGGATCGCGAGAAGAGCAACGAGACTGCGGTGTGCTCGGGCGGGGCCAGCATCGACAACGACGTGCACCGGAACTACACCAAGACGATCATCGAGAAGCAGGTCCTGCAGGACTATCTGCCCTTGGTAGTGGCTACCTTGGTGGGCTCTTTGCTCGTGGTGCTGATCTGCATGCTGGCGTTCGTGTTCCGGCAGGAGCTCCGTGTCTGGTTCCACTCGAGGTTCGGCGTCCGGATATTCTACAGGAACCACGAGGTCGACAGGGACGACCGGGACAAGCTGTTCGACGCGTTCGTCAGCTACAGCTCCAAGGACGAGGCTTTCGTCGCCGAGGAGCTGGCTCCGGTCTTGGAGATGGGGAACCCGTCGTACAAGCTCTGCCTGCACTACAGGGACTTTCCAGTCGGCAGCTTCATCGCGGACACCATCGTGCAGGCGGTCGAGTCCTCGAGGAGGACGATCATGGTGCTCTCGGAGAACTTCATCAAGTCCGAGTGGTGCCGATTCGATTTCAAAAGCGCGCACCACCAGGTGCTGCGGGACAGAAGGCGTAGGCTGATCCTGGTGCTGGTGGGCGACGTCCACCAGCGGGACCTCGACCCGGACATCAGGCTCTATCTGAAGACCAACACCTACTTGCAGTGGGGCGACAAGCTGTTCTGGGAGAAGCTGCGGTTCGCGTTGCCCGACGTGCCCAACAACCAGAGGACCACGCAGAGGACGAGGCAGCCGCCGCCGGTCCGACGGCAGCACAACAACAGGACATCGAACGGCTCGCGCACCGTCTCCGTGCACATATGA